Proteins from one Hirundo rustica isolate bHirRus1 chromosome 30, bHirRus1.pri.v3, whole genome shotgun sequence genomic window:
- the PFKM gene encoding ATP-dependent 6-phosphofructokinase, muscle type: MPPSPEGPRHPETLGVGKAIAVLTSGGDAQGMNAAVRAVVRVGIYTGAKVFFVCEGYQGLVDGGDHIKEATWDSVSMMLQLGGTVIGSARCQDFRTREGRLRAARNLVKRGVTNLCVIGGDGSLTGADTFRAEWGGLLAELLKNGGITAEEAQRSSHLNIVGMVGSIDNDFCGTDMTIGTDSALHRIMEIVDAITTTAQSHQRTFVLEVMGRHCGYLALITALACGADWVFIPESPPEDDWEEHLCRRLTETRDGGSRLNIIIVAEGAIDKHGKAITSDDIKALVVKRLGYDTRVTILGHVQRGGTPSAFDRILASRMGVEAVMALLEGTPDTPACVVSLSGNQAVRLPLMECVQVTKDVTTAMNEGRFEDALKLRGRSFQNNWNVYKLLAHIRPPSTKSGYTVAVMNVGAPAAGMNAAVRATVRIGLIHGHRMLAVHDGFEGLAFGMVEEIGWNAVGSWTGLGGSKLGTKRTLPKKYFEEISANISKFGIHALIIIGGFEAFTGGLELVEGRARFEELCIPLCIVPATVSNNVPGSDFSIGADTALNTITTTCDLIKQSAAGTKRRVFIIETMGGFCGYLATMAGLAAGADAAYIFEEPFSSRDLQANVEHLTEKMKTTVKRGLVLRNERCNDNYTTDFIYNLYSEEGKGVFDCRKNVLGHMQQGGCPTPFDRNFGTKMGAKAVAWITGKIKECSRHGRIFANTADSACLLGMRKRSLVFQPIAELRQQTDFEHRIPKEQWWLRLRPILKILAKYNIELDTSETAHLEHLTRKVLVPEAAV; the protein is encoded by the exons aTGCCCCCGAGCCCCGAGGGACCCCGGCACCCCGAGACCCTGGGGGTCGGCAAAGCCATCGCCGTCCTCACCTCCGGGGGGGACGCGCAGG ggatgaACGCGGCCGTGCGCGCCGTGGTGCGCGTGGGGATCTACACCGGGGCCAAGGTGTTCTTCGTGTGTGAG ggCTACCAGGGGCTGGTGGATGGCGGTGACCACATCAAGGAGGCCACATGGGACAGCGTGTCCATGATGCTGCAGCTG GGCGGCACGGTGATCGGCAGCGCGCGCTGCCAGGATTTCCGCACGCGCGAGGGGCGGCTCCGCGCCGCGCGGAACCTGGTCAAGCGCGGCGTCACCAACCTGTGCGTGATCGGCGGCGACGGCAGCCTCACGGGCGCCGACACCTTCCGCGCCGAGTGGGGCGggctcctggcagagctcctCAAAAACG GTGGCATCACGGCGGAGGAGGCGCAGCGCTCGAGCCACCTCAACATCGTGGGCATGGTGGGCTCCATCGACAACGACTTCTGCGGCACCGACATGACCATCGGCACCGACTCGGCGCTGCACCGCATCATGGAGATCGTGGACGCCATCACCACCACGGCGCAGAG CCACCAGAGGACGTTCGTGCTGGAGGTGATGGGGCGGCACTGCGG GTACCTGGCGCTGATCACGGCCCTGGCCTGCGGCGCCGATTGGGTTTTCATCCCCGAGTCGCCCCCCGAGGACGACTGGGAGGAACATCTGTGCAGGAGGCTGACGGAG ACCCGTGACGGCGGCTCCAGGCTCAACATCATCATCGTGGCCGAGGGCGCCATCGACAAGCACGGCAAGGCCATCACCTCGGACGACATCAAGGCC CTGGTGGTGAAACGCCTGGGCTACGACACCAGAGTGACCATCCTGGGCCACGTCCAGCGCGGGGGGACCCCCTCCGCCTTCGACCGCATCCTG gCCAGCAGGATGGGCGTGGAGGCCGTGATGGCGCTGCTGGAGGGGACGCCGGACACGCCGGCCTGCGTGGTCAGCCTGTCCGGCAACCAGGCCGTGCGCCTGCCCCTCATGGAGTGCGTGCAGGTG ACCAAGGACGTCACCACGGCCATGAACGAGGGACGCTTCGAGGACGCGTTGAAGCTGCGGGGCCG GAGCTTCCAGAACAACTGGAACGTCTACAAGCTGCTGGCTCACATCCGCCCGCCCAGCACCAAG aGCGGGTACACGGTGGCCGTGATGAACGTGGGCGCTCCGGCCGCCGGGATGAACGCGGCCGTGCGGGCCACCGTGAGGATCGGCCTCATCCACGGCCACCGCATGCTGGCCGTGCACGACGGCTTCGAGGGGCTGGCCTTTGGGATG GTGGAGGAGATCGGCTGGAATGCCGTGGGCAGCTGGACGGGGCTGGGAGGATCCAAACTGGGCACCAAGAG GACCCTGCCCAAGAAGTATTTCGAGGAGATCAGTGCCAACATCAGCAAATTCGGGATCCACGCGCTCATCATCATCGGCGGCTTTGAG gcGTTCACGGGCGGCCTGGAGCTGGTGGAGGGCCGGGCGCGCTTCGAGGAGCTCTGCATCCCCCTGTGCATCGTCCCCGCCACCGTCTCCAACAACGTCCCCGGCTCCGACTTCAGCATCGGCGCCGACACCGCCCTCAACACCATCACCACG ACGTGTGACCTGATCAAGCAGTCGGCGGCGGGCACCAAGCGCCGCGTGTTCATCATCGAGACCATGGGCGGCTTCTGCGGCTACCTGGCCACCATGGCCGGGCTGGCGGCCGGCGCCGACGCCGCCTACATCTTCGAGGAGCCCTTCAGCAGCCGCGACCTGCAG GCCAACGTGGAGCACCTGACGGAGAAGATGAAGACCACGGTGAAGAGGGGGCTGGTGCTCAG GAACGAGCGCTGCAACGACAATTACACCACGGATTTCATCTACAACCTCTACTCCGAGGAGGGCAAAGGGGTCTTTGACTGCCGGAAAAACGTCCTGGGGCACATGCAGCAG GGAGGCTGCCCCACTCCCTTCGACCGGAATTTCGGCACCAAGATGGGCGCCAAGGCCGTGGCCTGGATCACCGGGAAGATCAAGGAATGCTCCCGGCAcg gcCGGATCTTCGCCAACACGGCCGACTCCGCCTGCCTGCTGGGGATGCGCAAGCGCAGCCTGGTGTTCCAGCCCATCGCCGAGCTGCGCCAGCAGACGGATTTCGA gCACCGCATCCCGaaggagcagtggtggctgaGGCTGCGGCCCATCCTCAAAATCCTGGCCAAGTACAACATCGAGCTGGACACGTCGGAGACGGCGCACCTGGAGCACCTGACCCGCAAGGTGCTGGTCCCCGAGGCCGCCGTGTGA
- the ASB8 gene encoding ankyrin repeat and SOCS box protein 8 isoform X1, with translation MWYIMQSIQSKYSLSERLIRTIAAIRSFPRDNVEDLIGRGADVNCLHGTLKPLHCACMVADADCVELLLQKGAEVNALDGYNRTALHYAAEKDETCVEILLEYGADPNALDGNKDTPLHWAAFKNNAECARALLANGALVNALDYNDDTPLSWAAMKGNLESVSVLLDFGAEVRVVNLKGQSPVSRLVSLLVRGLGTEREDSCLDLLHRATGHLELRKNGSLPWEVARDPQLCQRLALLCQAPATLQALSRYAVRRSLGLRFLPQAVQQLPLPACLKDYLLLLT, from the exons ATGTGGTACATCATGCAGAGCATCCAGAGCAAGTACTCGCTGTCCGAGCGCCTTATCCGCACCATCGCCGCCATCCGCTCCTTCCCCCGGGACAACGTGGAGGATCTCATCGGCCGG GGCGCCGATGTGAACTGCCTGCACGGCACCCTCAAACCCCTGCACTGTGCCTGCATGGTGGCTGATGCCGACTgcgtggagctgctgctgcaaaaaggAGCCGAG GTGAACGCGCTGGACGGCTACAACCGCACGGCGCTGCACTACGCGGCGGAGAAGGACGAGACCTGCGTGGAGATTTTGCTGGAGTACGGCGCCGACCCCAACGCCCTGGACGGCAACAAGGACACGCCGCTGCACTGGGCGGCCTTCAAGAACAACGCCGAGTGCGCGCGGGCGCTGCTGGCCAACGGCGCCTTGGTCAACGCGCTGGACTACAACGACGACACGCCGCTGAGCTGGGCGGCCATGAAGGGCAACCTGGAGAGCGTCAGTGTCCTGCTGGACTTCGGCGCCGAGGTGCGCGTGGTCAACCTGAAGGGCCAGAGCCCCGTCTCGCGCCTGGTGTCGCTGCTGGTGCGGGGCCTGGGCACGGAGCGCGAGGATTCCTGCCTGGATTTGCTGCACAGGGCCACGGGACACTTGGAGCTGCGGAAAAACGGGAGCCTGCCCTGGGAGGTGGCGCGGGACCCGCAGCTGTGCCAGCGGCtggcgctgctgtgccaggcgCCAGCCACGCTGCAGGCGCTGTCGCGCTACGCCGTGCGCCGCTCGCTGGGCCTGCGCTTCCTGCCGCAGGCCGTGCAGCAGCTGCCGCTGCCTGCCTGCCTCAAGGActacctgctgctgctcacctga
- the ASB8 gene encoding ankyrin repeat and SOCS box protein 8 isoform X2, whose product MPRRGLRHVVHHAEHPEQVLAVRAPYPHHRRHPLLPPGQRGGSHRPGTGIPDQGSCARQGADVNCLHGTLKPLHCACMVADADCVELLLQKGAEVNALDGYNRTALHYAAEKDETCVEILLEYGADPNALDGNKDTPLHWAAFKNNAECARALLANGALVNALDYNDDTPLSWAAMKGNLESVSVLLDFGAEVRVVNLKGQSPVSRLVSLLVRGLGTEREDSCLDLLHRATGHLELRKNGSLPWEVARDPQLCQRLALLCQAPATLQALSRYAVRRSLGLRFLPQAVQQLPLPACLKDYLLLLT is encoded by the exons ATGCCGCGGCGCGGCCTGCGCCATGTGGTACATCATGCAGAGCATCCAGAGCAAGTACTCGCTGTCCGAGCGCCTTATCCGCACCATCGCCGCCATCCGCTCCTTCCCCCGGGACAACGTGGAGGATCTCATCGGCCGG GGACGGGAATTCCTGACCAGGGTTCCTGTGCTCGCCAGGGCGCCGATGTGAACTGCCTGCACGGCACCCTCAAACCCCTGCACTGTGCCTGCATGGTGGCTGATGCCGACTgcgtggagctgctgctgcaaaaaggAGCCGAG GTGAACGCGCTGGACGGCTACAACCGCACGGCGCTGCACTACGCGGCGGAGAAGGACGAGACCTGCGTGGAGATTTTGCTGGAGTACGGCGCCGACCCCAACGCCCTGGACGGCAACAAGGACACGCCGCTGCACTGGGCGGCCTTCAAGAACAACGCCGAGTGCGCGCGGGCGCTGCTGGCCAACGGCGCCTTGGTCAACGCGCTGGACTACAACGACGACACGCCGCTGAGCTGGGCGGCCATGAAGGGCAACCTGGAGAGCGTCAGTGTCCTGCTGGACTTCGGCGCCGAGGTGCGCGTGGTCAACCTGAAGGGCCAGAGCCCCGTCTCGCGCCTGGTGTCGCTGCTGGTGCGGGGCCTGGGCACGGAGCGCGAGGATTCCTGCCTGGATTTGCTGCACAGGGCCACGGGACACTTGGAGCTGCGGAAAAACGGGAGCCTGCCCTGGGAGGTGGCGCGGGACCCGCAGCTGTGCCAGCGGCtggcgctgctgtgccaggcgCCAGCCACGCTGCAGGCGCTGTCGCGCTACGCCGTGCGCCGCTCGCTGGGCCTGCGCTTCCTGCCGCAGGCCGTGCAGCAGCTGCCGCTGCCTGCCTGCCTCAAGGActacctgctgctgctcacctga